The sequence ATGGGCATGCCCAGGACAGACTCAGGGCGCTGGGGTCGCACCGGCGGGGGTGGGGGCTTTGTCTGTTGAAAGTTGTTGATCACACACATCACctagagagaggagagagagtgaagaTCAAGAGAAGAAGCAGTGGAGCAAGGGATGGAGACCCTGGGTTTTATAATGCTTTTAAAAGTAGTCTCTTATGtttaaggcagcatttatttgattagaaaatacagcaaaaacagtaatatagtgaaacattattaacatgttaaataactgttttaattcaCTTAGTAGatatgattaaattttttttgagaCCTTAATGTTTGCGATCATTTTGTGGTGAAATGGCAAATTATGTAGGATTGCAAAAAAAGCgacttttttaaatgttgtgtttttcacACAATCGTTAAAAACTGGAGGGActgattataaatgtctttacagtcactttagACCAATTCATTGTGCCTGCCCAcccaacaaaattaaataaataaaaaaaacgtactgaccccaaattcttaaacagtagtgtatatgcatttattttcatatatgtaTAGTATACATTACTTTTATTTGCATGTGATTATCTTTTCCTTTCAGTGTTGTTGTATCACACTCCTCACGCTCTCACCAGAAAGACAGCGATGGCTCCGCCGGTGAAGTATCCAGCGAGGACGTCGGCCCAGTGGTTTCGGTATTCAGCCACTCGGACCACACCCACCAGCATGGCCAGACACAGCAGAGTCAGACTGAGTGTGGGTTTGGTCAGACGCGTCCCTTTAGTCCTGAACACCAACGTCACGTACATCTGCAAGCACAGACAGACTGACTGATACAAGTTTGATTCATTATTATTTCAAgagattataaatatatacagtataccccacacctaaacttaaaaactacCTTAAAAAGTACTAATAAGCCACGgtttaggagtttattgaggcaaaagtcatagttaatagtgagaattggtccccaaactaaagtgtgactcAATTCATAATAGCcgttttctatataaatatattctaaatatattctaatatattctTAAAATTTCAGTGTGAAAATCTATTAAACCCAAACAGTAGttctcagtatgtgtgtgtgtaatgtatatattatatatatatctcataacTGTGGTTTGAAATGCTAGAAATGGTCTTTAACaatctaaaacagaaaaaaggcACCTGTTTGACAATCTCAAGGGCAATTCACACTGCACCAACAGACGCTGACAAATGACAACAGACACAAATGTCAGGTTTTGTCTGATCAGTGTGTTATCCCtgtcagtgtgtgtttgcattggtTGGTGCTTGAACATGTTGCAACAGCGTTTGTTGATTTTGAAATGTCTGAGAAGTGACGTACTGTACTCGCTGGTCTGCATCTTTTAGTGCATTGTGAATTGGACTTTAACCACCAACACATTTATGTTTAACCAGATTCACCAGAAAAAACATGCTGAAccagttttaataatttactgGTGACATGGCCATACCAGTCTACCAACTAGACCAGTTAAACACTGAAACTCACAGTAATATGAAGTGCTCTTTCTCAAAGCTTTGCAGGTTGACTGCTGACTTTTCaaaaagaaaactatataatTGCACAACCCCAGGAAACATCAACATGGGCTAACAATCACATTTTGTGTCCTTTGTGTTTGTGAGATTGCTCCAGAGATGTATAGCTGCTCTCTTTTGTTTGTCTGTATTGTGTGCATTATATGAGATTCAGTCACATCATTAAGTACCTGTAGGTTCTTTATACTCACTACTGTATAGACTGCAGAATAAACACTGAGGGCCGCATCTTTGGAGGGAAAGGATTTCCGTGCAGATGCTACTAGGAGGGGGTTTCCCGTGCAGGCTTTGCGCTCTGTGATGTACTGGAGGTTGGAATGGCAGCCCAGTGCTGTGTAGTTTGGTCTGCACGCTGACAGGAAGTGAGGCGTCTGGTTTCCTGTTACTACCTGTCCGGCGTTGGCAAAGATGGTGGTGGTAAACACGCCGAAGGTATAGACACCTGAGTGACAGCACAGAGACCAAAGAATGAATATAAAACGTGTAAAAATGGttttatattcaattatttttatttatttttttacctaggAAGCGAATGATGCGTCTCAGCAGAGGGTTGAAGTAACAGCAGTCGGCTGTGACTATGGTCTTCTCCTGCACGCCCTCCGACCTCCCGAAAAACACCATCACCTCACCAGCCAGAATCTGAGGAGGAA comes from Carassius auratus strain Wakin chromosome 3, ASM336829v1, whole genome shotgun sequence and encodes:
- the LOC113050731 gene encoding phospholipid phosphatase-related protein type 5 isoform X2; its protein translation is MSLGHTRTHARSRANLCPLRLQSPLTLAAPVPVSLSPLARSVRISSPRGRTACNALSITKPERARACVSDCAVARWLWRSVLFSGCNAWIMLYFQLVIMAGTVLLAYYFEYTDTFPVHIQGFFCFDKAFSKPYPGPEERSNVPPVLVYSLVAAIPTITILAGEVMVFFGRSEGVQEKTIVTADCCYFNPLLRRIIRFLGVYTFGVFTTTIFANAGQVVTGNQTPHFLSACRPNYTALGCHSNLQYITERKACTGNPLLVASARKSFPSKDAALSVYSAVYTVMYVTLVFRTKGTRLTKPTLSLTLLCLAMLVGVVRVAEYRNHWADVLAGYFTGGAIAVFLVMCVINNFQQTKPPPPPVRPQRPESVLGMPMVALPCVESPLEKLSGTQTPRGSPFTEIT
- the LOC113050731 gene encoding phospholipid phosphatase-related protein type 5 isoform X3 codes for the protein MAVEEKPAAKSSSSILPCFLFVELVIMAGTVLLAYYFEYTDTFPVHIQGFFCFDKAFSKPYPGPEERSNVPPVLVYSLVAAIPTITILAGEVMVFFGRSEGVQEKTIVTADCCYFNPLLRRIIRFLGVYTFGVFTTTIFANAGQVVTGNQTPHFLSACRPNYTALGCHSNLQYITERKACTGNPLLVASARKSFPSKDAALSVYSAVYTVMYVTLVFRTKGTRLTKPTLSLTLLCLAMLVGVVRVAEYRNHWADVLAGYFTGGAIAVFLVMCVINNFQQTKPPPPPVRPQRPESVLGMPMVALPCVESPLEKLQGDLHSLRSHDHQPHRFPVPPDVLIPSRSISSEV
- the LOC113050731 gene encoding phospholipid phosphatase-related protein type 5 isoform X1 gives rise to the protein MSLGHTRTHARSRANLCPLRLQSPLTLAAPVPVSLSPLARSVRISSPRGRTACNALSITKPERARACVSDCAVARWLWRSVLFSGCNAWIMLYFQLVIMAGTVLLAYYFEYTDTFPVHIQGFFCFDKAFSKPYPGPEERSNVPPVLVYSLVAAIPTITILAGEVMVFFGRSEGVQEKTIVTADCCYFNPLLRRIIRFLGVYTFGVFTTTIFANAGQVVTGNQTPHFLSACRPNYTALGCHSNLQYITERKACTGNPLLVASARKSFPSKDAALSVYSAVYTVMYVTLVFRTKGTRLTKPTLSLTLLCLAMLVGVVRVAEYRNHWADVLAGYFTGGAIAVFLVMCVINNFQQTKPPPPPVRPQRPESVLGMPMVALPCVESPLEKLQGDLHSLRSHDHQPHRFPVPPDVLIPSRSISSEV